One window of Staphylococcus chromogenes genomic DNA carries:
- the isaB gene encoding immunodominant staphylococcal antigen IsaB family protein, which yields MYKVAKVFLATSILITGVSFTALPTESNVAQAAVTPYYTYNGYAGYNAKFVTDKTFINALRYNNITMNNVKVDAKIRKFEASNDYFFKKKYDQVIEYINHKPTAITFSVTNKSLKLSDVKKAYAKYQMSSDKVHRAIIYNVNGQQISFVYNGNDVTSVIIGRYHS from the coding sequence ATGTATAAGGTTGCAAAAGTATTTTTAGCTACAAGTATTTTAATCACAGGAGTATCTTTTACTGCATTGCCAACGGAATCTAATGTCGCTCAAGCTGCTGTTACACCGTACTATACTTACAATGGTTACGCAGGATACAATGCGAAATTTGTCACTGACAAAACTTTTATTAATGCATTGAGATACAACAACATTACAATGAACAACGTGAAAGTCGACGCTAAAATTAGAAAATTCGAAGCAAGTAACGATTATTTCTTCAAGAAAAAATATGATCAAGTCATTGAATACATTAATCACAAACCAACTGCAATTACATTTTCAGTAACGAACAAATCCTTAAAATTATCTGATGTGAAAAAAGCTTATGCGAAATATCAAATGTCTTCAGATAAGGTTCATCGTGCAATCATTTACAATGTGAATGGTCAACAAATCAGTTTTGTTTATAACGGTAATGATGTCACAAGTGTGATTATCGGTCGTTATCATTCATAG
- a CDS encoding DUF418 domain-containing protein produces the protein MSLDVMRGISLMGILFMNALGVHYFTVFDAPFQVYKDSWSQFLYKLNLVFIQNSFYPIFAFLFGVGLAIMFTNMTKKGMKPGIVLYRRVLAMLGFGLIHGYFLYNGDILHTYATLGLVVILFLFVHHRYALMVSIGLLLLNFLLYVSSLFNEQATKLIPFNRNPHTTEILQSGHILEIIKWNMNEFNHVNTVLSLGNFFAGILTVFPFIMLGTWAYRFGLFDKMRRHLKVISVISVMALVIGIFIKMQSFEVIGSAIAPQIVFVGGTFMAIGYFCLVTLLCQFPKSAKALNPMVAVGKLGFTVYITQSVILFFAFYILRLYGTMTISQVYLLIIGVIILQIVACNIYMKFYKMGPLEWLWRKITYLK, from the coding sequence ATGAGCTTAGACGTGATGCGAGGCATCAGTTTAATGGGAATCTTATTTATGAATGCGTTAGGAGTGCATTATTTCACTGTATTTGATGCACCGTTCCAGGTTTACAAAGATTCGTGGAGTCAGTTTTTATATAAGCTGAATTTAGTATTTATCCAAAATTCGTTCTATCCAATTTTTGCTTTTTTATTTGGCGTGGGTTTGGCGATTATGTTTACTAATATGACGAAAAAAGGGATGAAACCTGGCATAGTCTTGTATCGTCGTGTCCTTGCGATGCTAGGGTTTGGGCTTATTCACGGCTATTTCTTATATAATGGTGATATTTTACACACGTATGCTACCCTTGGATTAGTTGTTATACTATTTTTATTTGTACATCATCGCTATGCGTTGATGGTCTCTATAGGCTTATTACTCTTGAATTTCTTACTGTACGTGTCATCACTATTCAATGAGCAGGCGACGAAGTTAATTCCATTCAATCGTAATCCACACACAACAGAAATTTTGCAAAGTGGGCACATTTTGGAGATTATTAAGTGGAATATGAATGAATTTAACCATGTTAACACGGTGCTGAGTCTCGGTAATTTCTTTGCAGGTATTTTAACTGTTTTTCCTTTTATTATGCTAGGTACGTGGGCCTATCGTTTCGGGTTATTTGATAAAATGCGTCGTCACTTGAAGGTTATTTCGGTGATCAGTGTGATGGCCTTAGTTATTGGTATTTTCATTAAAATGCAATCATTTGAAGTGATTGGCTCTGCAATTGCTCCACAAATTGTATTTGTCGGTGGTACGTTTATGGCTATTGGGTATTTCTGCCTCGTGACATTATTGTGTCAGTTTCCAAAATCAGCAAAAGCGTTAAATCCTATGGTGGCTGTTGGTAAATTAGGATTCACAGTGTATATTACGCAAAGTGTCATTTTGTTCTTTGCATTTTACATTTTAAGATTGTACGGTACGATGACGATAAGTCAGGTTTATCTTCTTATTATCGGTGTGATTATACTTCAAATTGTCGCTTGTAATATATATATGAAATTTTATAAGATGGGACCACTGGAATGGTTATGGCGTAAAATCACATATTTAAAATAA
- a CDS encoding CPBP family intramembrane glutamic endopeptidase, whose amino-acid sequence MKKHYLFLALYMFVMGLGLIVTKHVFNTSYESEHFGQTFLPFMTILAVMSVIYGLRNKSTLALAPTKKHGWLFILPFITITLLWILTMVDNANAGLMFILAMIDAILIGIAEEVAFRGIILGGLAQRIKPLYAVLLSAILFAALHLLNVLGGVTLSDVLNQMLSTFLMGIFLGAVYIYTRNIFYPIFFHFAWDYVFLNNGLGAVSFAPMLFIGTVVLEVLVIVWILWKMRHVQTLEPKSDVTAIKQ is encoded by the coding sequence ATGAAAAAGCATTATTTATTTTTAGCGCTTTATATGTTTGTCATGGGTTTAGGTTTGATTGTAACGAAACACGTATTCAATACGTCATATGAATCAGAACACTTTGGACAAACCTTTTTGCCGTTCATGACAATACTCGCCGTTATGTCTGTCATTTATGGATTACGCAATAAATCAACATTAGCATTAGCGCCTACCAAAAAGCATGGATGGTTGTTCATTTTACCATTTATTACAATTACGCTACTTTGGATTTTGACAATGGTGGATAATGCCAATGCGGGTCTGATGTTTATTTTGGCAATGATTGATGCAATCTTGATTGGTATTGCAGAAGAAGTTGCATTTAGAGGCATTATTTTGGGTGGATTGGCACAACGCATAAAACCCCTCTATGCTGTATTGTTATCCGCTATTTTATTTGCTGCATTACACCTATTAAATGTTCTTGGTGGTGTGACGTTGAGCGATGTCTTGAACCAAATGCTATCAACATTCTTGATGGGTATCTTTTTAGGTGCTGTGTACATCTATACACGAAATATTTTTTATCCAATCTTTTTCCATTTTGCTTGGGATTATGTTTTCTTAAATAACGGATTAGGTGCTGTATCCTTTGCGCCAATGTTATTTATTGGCACAGTAGTGTTAGAAGTTCTTGTTATTGTTTGGATTCTATGGAAAATGAGACATGTTCAAACACTTGAGCCGAAAAGTGACGTGACAGCTATCAAACAATAA
- the deoC gene encoding deoxyribose-phosphate aldolase: protein MNFEKYIDHTLLKPESTRDQIDRIIEEAKTYHFKSICINPTHVAYAHDKLADSDVLVCTVIGFPLGASTKEVKAFETKNAIENGADEIDMVINIGALKDGRYDDVQADIAAVVEAAQGKTVKVIIETVLLTDEEKVKACQLAQAANATFVKTSTGFAGGGATVEDVKLMKETVGDTMEVKASGGVRNLDDFKAMVDAGATRIGASAGVQIMQGLEADSDY, encoded by the coding sequence ATGAATTTTGAAAAATATATTGATCACACATTATTAAAACCTGAATCGACACGCGACCAAATCGATCGCATTATCGAAGAAGCGAAAACGTATCATTTTAAATCCATTTGTATTAACCCAACACACGTGGCTTATGCCCACGACAAATTAGCGGACTCAGACGTCCTCGTTTGTACCGTGATTGGGTTCCCCCTTGGCGCATCGACGAAAGAAGTCAAAGCGTTCGAAACGAAAAACGCCATTGAGAATGGGGCTGATGAAATCGATATGGTCATTAACATTGGCGCCTTGAAAGACGGGCGTTACGACGACGTTCAAGCCGACATTGCTGCGGTAGTGGAAGCGGCCCAAGGGAAAACAGTCAAAGTGATTATCGAAACAGTCTTATTAACAGACGAAGAAAAAGTGAAAGCGTGTCAATTAGCCCAAGCGGCGAACGCGACTTTCGTGAAAACCTCCACAGGCTTTGCCGGAGGCGGCGCGACTGTAGAAGACGTCAAATTAATGAAAGAAACCGTTGGCGACACGATGGAAGTGAAAGCGTCAGGCGGCGTGCGCAATTTAGACGACTTTAAAGCGATGGTCGATGCAGGCGCGACACGTATTGGCGCGAGTGCCGGTGTTCAAATTATGCAAGGGTTAGAGGCGGATTCAGATTACTAA
- a CDS encoding GntR family transcriptional regulator codes for MLKYEEVALKIRTLLENGIYKTGERLPSLEQLKADYHVSKSTVIKALEILEKEGYIYQSRGSGIFVRSPKRSGYINLFTSNGFTDDLKDHRISSRVIEVCEIKTPNTELQQRLHLTKQETVYYVQRVRYIDEKVLCIEKSYFRRKLIPYMSEDIAKGSIFQYIEDNLKINIGYSDIYFQISTLNQEEALLLNQTDGAPTLRYEQVFYTQTGVPFDYSQIVFEQSSAKFYIPSIK; via the coding sequence ATGTTAAAGTATGAAGAAGTTGCGCTTAAAATAAGAACATTATTAGAAAATGGAATATATAAAACAGGTGAGCGCTTACCAAGTTTAGAACAATTGAAAGCGGACTATCATGTTAGCAAAAGTACAGTGATAAAAGCGCTCGAAATATTAGAAAAAGAAGGATATATTTATCAATCTCGTGGAAGTGGCATATTTGTCAGAAGTCCGAAAAGATCAGGATATATTAATTTATTTACGAGTAATGGCTTTACAGATGATTTAAAAGATCATCGAATTTCAAGCCGTGTCATTGAAGTGTGTGAAATCAAGACACCAAATACCGAATTACAACAACGACTTCATTTAACAAAACAAGAAACAGTCTATTATGTTCAGCGTGTACGTTATATAGATGAGAAAGTTTTATGTATTGAAAAGTCTTATTTTCGCCGTAAGCTCATCCCTTATATGAGTGAAGATATTGCCAAAGGCTCTATATTTCAATATATAGAAGACAATTTGAAGATAAATATTGGTTATTCAGATATTTATTTTCAGATTAGTACACTCAATCAGGAGGAAGCCCTCTTACTTAATCAAACGGATGGCGCACCGACATTACGTTATGAACAAGTCTTTTATACACAAACGGGCGTGCCGTTTGACTACAGTCAAATTGTGTTTGAACAATCAAGCGCAAAGTTTTACATACCGTCGATTAAATAA
- a CDS encoding helix-turn-helix domain-containing protein — translation MIKIKLDEVLKDKNVSLTELSEAVDITIANLSILKTGKAKVIRFSTLEAICNYLECQPGDIIVNEKN, via the coding sequence ATGATAAAAATTAAACTAGACGAAGTGCTTAAAGACAAAAATGTATCATTAACCGAGCTGTCAGAAGCGGTAGACATCACGATTGCCAACTTATCAATTTTAAAAACCGGTAAAGCAAAAGTGATTCGTTTTAGTACGCTTGAAGCCATTTGTAATTATTTGGAGTGCCAACCGGGGGATATTATTGTTAATGAAAAGAATTGA
- the deoD gene encoding purine-nucleoside phosphorylase has product MKATPHIKPMNDVEIAETVLLPGDPLRAKFIAETYLEDVKQFNTVRNMFGYTGTYQGKKVSVMGSGMGIPSIGIYSYELIHTFGCKKLIRVGSCGAMQEDINLYDVIIAQGASTDSNYVNQYQLPGHFSPIASYNLLEKAVNTAREKGTTYHVGNILSSDIFYNADETASQRWMRMGILGVEMESAALYMNATYAGVEALGIFTVSDHLIREEFTTPEERERAFTDMIEIALSLA; this is encoded by the coding sequence ATGAAAGCAACACCACATATTAAGCCGATGAACGATGTAGAGATTGCCGAGACAGTCTTATTACCAGGAGACCCATTACGTGCGAAGTTTATCGCAGAAACGTATTTAGAAGATGTTAAACAGTTTAATACTGTCCGTAATATGTTTGGCTATACAGGGACTTATCAAGGGAAAAAAGTGTCCGTGATGGGTTCAGGTATGGGAATTCCTAGTATTGGGATTTACTCATACGAACTGATTCACACGTTTGGATGTAAAAAATTAATTCGTGTCGGTTCTTGTGGCGCGATGCAAGAGGACATTAATTTGTACGATGTCATCATTGCACAAGGAGCTTCTACAGATTCCAACTACGTAAATCAATATCAATTGCCAGGCCATTTTTCACCGATTGCTTCTTATAACTTATTAGAAAAAGCGGTCAATACAGCACGTGAAAAAGGGACAACGTATCATGTCGGTAACATTTTATCGAGTGATATTTTCTACAATGCAGATGAAACAGCGTCTCAACGTTGGATGCGCATGGGCATTTTAGGAGTAGAAATGGAATCTGCCGCATTGTACATGAATGCGACATATGCTGGGGTTGAAGCTTTAGGTATTTTTACAGTGAGTGACCATTTGATTCGTGAAGAATTCACTACACCAGAAGAAAGAGAACGTGCTTTTACAGACATGATTGAAATCGCACTTTCTTTAGCTTAA
- the deoB gene encoding phosphopentomutase, whose amino-acid sequence MATFNRVHLIVMDSVGIGEAPDAAKFGDEGSHTLRHTLQDFDQALPNLQKLGLGNIDDLPVIDRVDHPQAYYHKLSEASVGKDTMTGHWEIMGLNIMQPFKVYPNGFPEELIQEIEKMTGRKVVANRPASGTQIIDEWGEHQMKTGDLIVYTSADPVLQIAAHEDIIPLEELYDICEKVRELTKDPKYLIGRIIARPYVGEPGNFTRTSNRHDYALKPFGQTVMNALKDDGYDVIAIGKINDIYDGEGVTEAIRTKSNMDGMDQLNHVVQKDFNGLSFLNLVDFDALYGHRRDKPGYAQAIKDFDERLPELLGNLREDDLLIITADHGNDPTAEGTDHTREYIPVLWYSPKFQEGGELKGDTTFSSIGTTIADNFGVKAPEFGHSYLNELK is encoded by the coding sequence ATGGCAACATTTAACCGTGTACATTTAATCGTCATGGACTCAGTCGGTATCGGAGAAGCGCCCGATGCTGCTAAATTTGGCGATGAAGGATCTCATACATTACGTCATACGTTACAAGACTTTGATCAAGCGTTACCGAACTTACAAAAACTAGGCTTAGGCAATATTGATGACTTACCGGTCATCGACCGCGTGGACCATCCACAAGCGTACTATCACAAATTGAGTGAGGCCTCTGTCGGTAAAGATACGATGACGGGGCATTGGGAAATAATGGGTCTCAATATTATGCAGCCGTTTAAAGTGTATCCGAACGGTTTCCCAGAGGAACTCATTCAAGAAATCGAAAAGATGACGGGACGTAAAGTCGTGGCGAACCGTCCAGCGTCAGGCACACAAATCATCGACGAGTGGGGCGAGCACCAAATGAAAACAGGGGACTTGATTGTTTATACGTCTGCCGACCCTGTGCTTCAAATCGCCGCACACGAAGACATCATTCCGTTAGAAGAACTCTACGATATTTGTGAAAAAGTGCGTGAACTCACGAAAGATCCAAAATACTTAATCGGACGTATTATCGCACGTCCTTATGTTGGTGAGCCTGGCAACTTTACCCGCACAAGCAACCGTCATGACTATGCGTTAAAACCGTTCGGTCAAACAGTCATGAACGCCTTAAAAGACGACGGTTACGATGTCATTGCGATTGGTAAAATCAACGACATTTATGACGGAGAAGGGGTCACAGAAGCGATTCGTACGAAAAGCAATATGGACGGCATGGATCAGTTGAACCACGTCGTGCAAAAAGACTTTAACGGGTTAAGCTTCTTAAACTTAGTTGACTTTGACGCCCTTTACGGTCACCGTCGAGACAAACCGGGCTATGCCCAAGCGATTAAAGACTTTGATGAACGCTTGCCAGAGCTATTAGGAAACTTGCGAGAAGACGATTTACTCATCATTACCGCAGACCACGGCAACGACCCAACGGCAGAAGGTACAGACCATACACGCGAATACATTCCAGTGTTATGGTATAGCCCGAAATTCCAAGAGGGCGGCGAACTGAAAGGCGATACGACCTTCAGTTCTATTGGGACAACCATCGCAGACAACTTTGGCGTGAAAGCACCAGAATTTGGCCACAGTTATTTAAATGAATTAAAATAA
- a CDS encoding MFS transporter — MDYVKVKRAVPILLFLFVFSLVIDNSFKLISVAIADDLNISVTTVSWQATLAGLVIGIGAVVYASLSDAISIRTLFIYGVCLIIIGSIIGYVFQHQFAFVLAGRIIQTAGLAAAETLYVIYVAKYLSKDDQKTYLGLSTSSYSLSLVIGTLSGGFISTYLHWTNMFLIALIVVFTLPFLFKLLPKENSVNKAHLDFIGLVLIATIATTVMLFITNFNWLYMVGALIAIAVFAFYIKNAKHPLVDKSFFQNKRYASFLFIVFVMYAIQLGYIFTFPFIMQQIYHFELDTTSLLLIPGYLVAVVTGALSGKIGNYLSSKQATITAITLIALSLILPAFTVGQHVSIFVISMIFFAGSFALMYAPLLNETIRTIDVNMTGVAIGFYNLIINVAVSVGIAIAAALIDYQALNFPGNTALESHFGIILLILGLMSIVGLVLFIVLNRWTKSEVNKEI; from the coding sequence ATGGATTATGTCAAAGTCAAAAGAGCCGTACCGATTCTATTATTTTTATTCGTTTTCAGTTTAGTCATTGATAACTCATTTAAGTTGATTTCGGTCGCGATTGCTGATGATTTAAATATTTCTGTCACAACAGTGAGTTGGCAAGCAACTCTTGCAGGCTTAGTGATTGGGATTGGGGCTGTAGTTTATGCCTCTTTATCCGATGCCATCAGCATTCGTACATTATTTATTTATGGGGTTTGTTTAATTATCATCGGTTCGATTATCGGTTACGTCTTCCAACATCAGTTTGCGTTTGTGCTTGCAGGCCGTATTATTCAAACAGCGGGACTTGCCGCAGCGGAAACGTTATATGTCATTTACGTCGCAAAATATTTATCGAAAGATGACCAAAAAACATATCTCGGTTTAAGTACGAGTAGTTATTCCTTATCTTTAGTTATCGGAACTTTATCAGGAGGCTTTATCTCTACCTATTTACACTGGACAAATATGTTTTTAATCGCATTAATTGTCGTATTCACATTGCCATTCTTATTCAAACTATTACCTAAAGAAAATTCGGTGAACAAAGCGCATTTAGACTTTATTGGATTGGTACTCATCGCAACAATTGCGACAACAGTGATGCTATTTATTACGAATTTTAATTGGTTATATATGGTTGGCGCGTTAATTGCGATTGCGGTATTTGCGTTTTACATTAAAAATGCGAAACACCCGCTCGTGGATAAATCATTTTTCCAAAACAAACGGTATGCTTCATTTTTATTTATCGTATTTGTGATGTATGCGATTCAACTGGGCTATATTTTCACATTCCCATTTATTATGCAACAGATTTATCACTTTGAACTTGATACAACATCATTATTGCTTATACCAGGCTATCTTGTGGCGGTCGTGACAGGGGCATTGAGTGGTAAAATTGGTAATTACTTATCATCAAAACAAGCCACGATTACGGCGATTACCTTAATTGCGTTAAGTTTAATCTTGCCGGCATTTACAGTCGGTCAACATGTATCTATCTTCGTCATTTCAATGATTTTCTTTGCGGGTAGCTTTGCATTAATGTATGCGCCATTGTTAAACGAAACGATTCGTACGATTGATGTCAATATGACCGGCGTTGCGATTGGTTTTTACAATCTTATTATCAACGTTGCAGTGTCCGTGGGAATTGCGATTGCAGCCGCATTGATTGACTACCAAGCATTGAATTTCCCAGGAAATACAGCACTTGAGTCTCATTTCGGTATTATTTTACTCATCCTCGGTCTGATGAGTATTGTCGGACTCGTCTTATTTATCGTCTTAAATCGTTGGACAAAATCAGAAGTAAATAAAGAAATTTAA
- a CDS encoding GntR family transcriptional regulator — translation MTQSQPKFLNIYNTLYEEIQMGKFPGGQALPTEKALCERFGVSRMTLRQAIKILVEDGVIESIRGKGHIVIPKIKGHHASSVTLLQHPLHQMSRHAMTLESLNYRVDLESEYTNHLFPDHPSAVIAMERYYFQEGNTTTKADALCFTFIPLNVIDTFQVKTQSERQMKTFVEETVYASAYQSDLKYSITKAPMFKNHQHVFEGGPACWLVVESIYGNHASPILVNKWYLPQDHFEIIVSRVRDEY, via the coding sequence GTGACACAATCACAACCAAAGTTTCTAAACATTTATAATACATTGTACGAAGAGATACAAATGGGGAAATTTCCAGGGGGACAAGCTTTGCCAACAGAAAAAGCACTCTGTGAACGATTTGGTGTGAGCCGTATGACGCTACGTCAGGCGATAAAAATTTTAGTGGAAGATGGTGTGATCGAAAGTATTCGCGGAAAAGGACACATCGTCATTCCGAAAATAAAAGGCCATCATGCGTCCAGTGTGACATTACTCCAACATCCATTGCATCAAATGTCACGTCATGCGATGACGCTAGAGTCTTTAAATTATCGTGTGGATCTAGAAAGTGAGTACACTAATCATCTATTTCCAGATCATCCTTCTGCAGTGATTGCGATGGAACGGTATTATTTTCAAGAAGGGAATACGACAACTAAAGCTGATGCCCTTTGTTTTACGTTCATTCCGCTCAATGTGATTGATACATTTCAAGTAAAGACACAAAGTGAGCGCCAAATGAAAACTTTTGTTGAAGAAACGGTGTATGCAAGTGCGTACCAATCGGATTTAAAATATTCCATCACGAAAGCACCGATGTTTAAAAATCATCAACATGTTTTCGAAGGGGGCCCTGCTTGTTGGCTCGTTGTGGAGTCTATTTATGGCAATCATGCCAGTCCCATTTTAGTGAACAAATGGTATTTACCGCAAGATCATTTTGAAATTATCGTGTCACGTGTCCGTGATGAGTACTAA
- a CDS encoding alpha/beta hydrolase, with amino-acid sequence MKNRGGYVKKRIIGLSILLVAVLIIAVIAVSLFQKRAHWEEQNKKQYVQAPTPTLFLHGYGGTKNSMKYLINQAEARGVTKDIVVAHVSRDGDVTFDGKISKGATNPIVQIVLDDNTQGDLNENALWIRQVLEKLQHDYHVKQFNFVAHSMGNVSFAQYMVEYGRDTSLPQLKKEVNLAGTFNGVLGMNEEVNEIQVDRNGKPSDMNPPYQEFMQLKSIYKDKNIDVLNMYGDLLDGTHSDGRVSNSSSKSLKYLLGDSPKSYQEVKYEGKEAQHSALHENEEVAQQMIRFLWEK; translated from the coding sequence ATGAAGAATAGAGGTGGATATGTGAAAAAACGAATAATCGGACTATCAATCTTACTAGTCGCCGTCTTAATTATTGCCGTTATTGCGGTGAGTCTATTTCAAAAGCGTGCCCATTGGGAGGAACAAAACAAAAAGCAATATGTTCAAGCGCCCACACCGACACTCTTTTTACATGGGTATGGGGGAACCAAAAATTCGATGAAATATTTAATCAACCAAGCTGAAGCGCGAGGCGTCACAAAAGATATTGTGGTGGCTCATGTTTCGAGAGATGGGGATGTCACGTTTGATGGAAAAATCTCAAAAGGGGCGACAAATCCCATTGTTCAAATTGTGTTAGATGACAATACACAAGGAGATTTAAATGAAAATGCGTTGTGGATTCGACAAGTTTTAGAAAAACTGCAACACGATTATCATGTAAAGCAGTTCAATTTCGTAGCCCATTCGATGGGGAATGTCTCTTTTGCGCAATATATGGTCGAGTATGGTAGGGACACCTCTTTACCCCAATTGAAAAAAGAGGTAAATCTTGCTGGGACATTTAACGGCGTCCTTGGAATGAATGAGGAGGTCAACGAGATTCAAGTTGATCGTAACGGAAAACCAAGTGATATGAATCCACCCTACCAAGAATTTATGCAGTTGAAATCTATTTATAAAGATAAAAATATTGATGTTTTGAATATGTATGGTGATTTGTTAGATGGGACACATTCAGATGGACGTGTGTCTAACAGTTCTTCAAAATCTTTAAAATATTTGCTTGGGGATAGCCCAAAAAGTTATCAAGAAGTGAAATATGAAGGCAAAGAAGCCCAACATAGTGCACTTCATGAGAATGAAGAAGTGGCCCAACAAATGATTCGCTTTTTGTGGGAGAAATAA
- a CDS encoding 6-phospho-beta-glucosidase, protein MSKLPKDFLWGGALAANQFEGGYREGGKGLSVIDVMTSGTHETPRQITKEIHPHLYYPNHEAIDFYHHYKEDIALFANMHLKCLRTSIAWTRIFPNGDEEEPNEEGLQFYDAVIDELLKHHIEPVITLSHFEMPLHLAQEYGGFRSREVVHHFVKFAKVVFERYQHKVTYWMTFNEINNQMETRHPIYLWTNAGVLLQEDENPEEVMYQVAHHQLIASALAVKVGKSINPNFKIGNMISHVPIYPYSCHPKDMMEAEINNRLRFFFPDVQVRGYYPNYAQKMFEHKQYHIGILEGDEEILAEGTVDFIGFSYYMSTTVQHHKTLTSNEHEVFGDLLNSVPNPYLEKSSWGWAIDPIGLRYTLNTLFNRYQIPLFVVENGLGAVDEMDDNGQINDDYRINYLRQHIQAIVEAVDMDGVDVLGYTPWGIIDCVSFTTGEMKKRYGLIHVDRDNDGKGTLKRTRKKSFYWYRDVINSNGQDL, encoded by the coding sequence ATGTCCAAATTACCCAAAGACTTTTTATGGGGCGGTGCCCTCGCTGCCAATCAATTTGAAGGGGGCTATCGTGAAGGTGGAAAAGGATTAAGTGTAATCGATGTTATGACGTCAGGAACTCATGAGACTCCGCGTCAAATCACAAAAGAGATTCACCCCCATCTTTATTATCCTAATCACGAGGCCATTGATTTTTATCATCACTATAAAGAAGACATCGCACTTTTTGCAAACATGCATCTCAAATGTCTTCGTACTTCTATCGCATGGACACGTATTTTTCCGAATGGCGATGAAGAGGAACCTAATGAAGAAGGGCTTCAATTTTATGATGCGGTGATTGATGAACTTCTGAAACATCACATCGAACCAGTCATCACGCTCTCACATTTTGAAATGCCTCTCCATTTGGCTCAGGAATATGGAGGTTTTAGAAGTCGTGAAGTGGTTCATCACTTTGTTAAATTTGCGAAAGTCGTTTTTGAAAGATATCAACATAAAGTGACGTATTGGATGACTTTTAATGAAATTAATAATCAAATGGAGACACGCCATCCTATTTATCTTTGGACCAATGCTGGTGTATTACTTCAGGAGGACGAAAACCCAGAGGAAGTGATGTATCAAGTCGCACATCACCAATTGATTGCGAGCGCACTTGCGGTAAAAGTGGGAAAATCGATTAATCCAAATTTCAAAATTGGTAATATGATTTCTCATGTGCCTATCTATCCTTATTCTTGTCATCCTAAAGATATGATGGAAGCTGAAATCAATAACCGATTGCGCTTCTTCTTCCCTGATGTTCAAGTGAGAGGTTATTATCCAAATTACGCTCAAAAAATGTTTGAACATAAGCAATATCATATCGGCATCCTTGAAGGTGACGAAGAAATATTGGCAGAAGGGACTGTAGACTTTATCGGCTTTAGTTATTATATGTCTACAACCGTTCAACATCACAAAACCCTAACTTCTAATGAACATGAAGTTTTCGGTGACTTGCTAAATTCTGTACCTAATCCTTATCTTGAAAAAAGCAGTTGGGGCTGGGCGATTGATCCTATAGGCTTGCGTTATACTTTAAATACTTTATTTAATCGCTACCAAATCCCTTTATTTGTCGTTGAAAATGGCTTAGGTGCTGTGGATGAAATGGATGATAACGGCCAGATTAATGACGATTATCGCATTAATTATTTGCGTCAACACATCCAAGCCATTGTTGAAGCTGTCGATATGGATGGCGTTGATGTGTTAGGTTACACCCCGTGGGGCATCATCGATTGTGTCTCTTTTACAACCGGTGAAATGAAAAAACGTTACGGCCTCATTCACGTCGACCGAGATAATGACGGTAAGGGGACCCTTAAGCGCACTAGAAAAAAATCATTCTATTGGTATCGCGATGTCATTAATTCAAATGGGCAAGATTTATAA